The Ziziphus jujuba cultivar Dongzao chromosome 7, ASM3175591v1 genome includes a region encoding these proteins:
- the LOC107424276 gene encoding chlorophyll a-b binding protein CP26, chloroplastic: protein MASLAASTAAASLGVSEMLGNPLNFSGVARSAAPTASSPVTFKTVALFSKKKAAPPAKAKPAAASPVDDELAKWYGPDRRIFLPDGLLDRSEIPEYLTGEVPGDYGYDPFGLSKKPEDFAKYQAFELIHARWAMLGAAGFIIPEAFNKFGANCGPEAVWFKTGALLLDGNTLNYFGKNIPINLVVAVIAEVILVGGAEYYRITNGLDFEDKLHPGGPFDPLGLAKDPDQAAILKVKEIKNGRLAMFAMLGFYFQAYVTGEGPVENLAKHLSDPFGNNLLTVIAGNAERAPTL from the exons ATGGCATCTCTGGCAGCATCAACGGCGGCTGCCTCGCTTGGCGTGTCGGAAATGCTCGGAAACCCTCTCAACTTCAGTGGGGTGGCCAGGTCAGCAGCTCCAACAGCATCAAGCCCAGTCACTTTTAAGACTGTCGCACTCTTCTCCAAGAAGAAGGCCGCACCCCCTGCCAAGGCCAAGCCCGCCGCTGCTTCTCCAGTTGACGATGAGCTTGCCAAGTGGTATG GTCCTGACAGAAGAATTTTCTTGCCTGACGGTCTCCTGGACCGATCAGAAATCCCAGAGTACTTGACTGGAGAAGTTCCTGGAGA TTACGGTTATGATCCTTTTGGATTGAGCAAGAAGCCCGAAGACTTCGCAAA ATATCAAGCATTCGAGTTAATCCATGCCCGTTGGGCTATGCTTGGTGCCGCCGGGTTCATTATCCCAGAGGCCTTCAACAAATTCGGTGCTAACTGCGGCCCCGAGGCTGTTTGGTTCAAG ACTGGAGCTCTACTCCTTGACGGAAACACATTGAACTACTTCGGGAAGAACATCCCCATCAATCTTGTTGTTGCTGTCATTGCTGAAGTTATTCTCGTTGGTGGAGCAGAATATTACAGAATCACTAACGGTTTG GATTTTGAGGACAAGCTTCACCCAGGTGGTCCATTTGACCCACTGGGACTTGCAAAGGATCCGGACCAGGCCGCAATTCTAAAAGTGAAGGAAATCAAGAATGGCAGACTTGCAATGTTCGCCATGCTTGGTTTCTACTTCCAAGCTTACGTGACAGGGGAAGGTCCCGTTGAGAACCTCGCAAAACATCTCAGTGATCCTTTTGGAAACAACTTGCTCACTGTCATTGCTGGAAATGCAGAAAGAGCTCCAACCCTGTGA
- the LOC107424277 gene encoding uncharacterized protein LOC107424277 — translation MKGREEREEDEKGLIWKLPVVKSKHLGKVGPAFGIGAGCGVGFGVGLLGGAGFGPGIPGFQVGLGFGVGCGVGLGFGYGVGKGIAQDENRRYSNVGNIYNVSGDFPTQEIGALVDELIDNTKKLLRATSKEVDKWRR, via the exons atGAAGGGGAGAGAGGAGAGGGAAGAAGATGAGAAGGGGTTGATATGGAAGCTTCCGGTGGTGAAATCTAAGCATCTTGGGAAGGTGGGTCCCGCCTTCGGTATCGGTGCTGGCTGCGGTGTCGGCTTCGGCGTTGGTCTCCTCGgcg GTGCAGGTTTTGGTCCTGGAATTCCTGGCTTTCAAGTTGGCCTTGGATTTGGTGTTGGATGTGGGGTTGGCTTAGGATTTGGCTATGGTGTGGGAAAGGGCATTGCTCAGGATGAGAATCGCAGATATTCTAATGTTGGAAATATTTATAATGTCTCTGGGGATTTTCCTACTCA AGAGATTGGTGCACTTGTGGATGAGCTTATTGATAACACCAAGAAGCTTCTGAGAGCTACTTCGAAAGAAGTTGACAAGTGGCGAAGATGA